One window of Chryseobacterium sp. JJR-5R genomic DNA carries:
- a CDS encoding Cof-type HAD-IIB family hydrolase, with protein sequence MDDIRMIVTDMDGTFLNSKHQVSPDFPIVYEELKKRNILFVPASGRQMTGITKYFGDIENEMAFIAENGGYVVYKNKELFADRLEPTYIAEIIRKIRTITGANAVLSGKKKAYVDTDNVEFITYISQFYTINEKIEDLTQDIDDRIFKIAIYHPEGSELNVYPVLKEFEKYNLEIVVSGKHWLDIMNKDINKGNALEKLQDALDISPQQTMAFGDYMNDIEMLKNSRYSYAMKNAHPSVKEAACFEACTNDNFGVLKIIKDYLDLR encoded by the coding sequence ATGGATGACATCAGGATGATTGTAACGGATATGGACGGAACTTTTCTGAACTCTAAGCATCAGGTAAGTCCGGATTTTCCGATTGTATATGAAGAACTTAAAAAAAGGAATATCTTATTCGTCCCGGCCAGCGGAAGGCAGATGACAGGAATTACCAAATATTTCGGAGACATAGAAAATGAAATGGCATTCATTGCAGAAAACGGCGGCTATGTGGTTTACAAAAACAAAGAACTTTTTGCAGACCGGCTTGAGCCTACCTATATTGCCGAAATTATCAGAAAGATCCGTACGATTACCGGTGCCAATGCTGTGCTCTCAGGGAAGAAAAAAGCGTATGTAGACACTGATAACGTGGAGTTTATCACCTATATCTCGCAGTTTTATACGATCAATGAAAAAATAGAAGACCTGACGCAGGATATTGATGACCGTATTTTTAAAATTGCCATCTATCATCCCGAAGGTTCGGAATTAAATGTATACCCTGTCCTGAAAGAGTTTGAAAAATATAACCTTGAAATTGTAGTCTCCGGCAAACACTGGCTTGATATTATGAATAAAGATATCAATAAAGGAAATGCACTGGAAAAGCTGCAGGATGCGCTGGATATTTCCCCGCAGCAGACAATGGCTTTCGGGGATTATATGAATGATATTGAAATGCTGAAAAACTCCAGGTATTCTTATGCAATGAAAAACGCGCATCCGTCTGTAAAAGAAGCGGCCTGCTTTGAAGCATGTACCAATGATAATTTCGGAGTGCTGAAAATTATTAAAGATTATCTGGATCTCCGGTAA
- a CDS encoding Lrp/AsnC family transcriptional regulator, giving the protein MDHLDDKDMQLLRLLQKDAKLTVKELAKEVNLSASPVFERVKRLEQEGYIKKYAAVLDAEKLNLGLTVYCQLKLKSNDSYLAIEFEREILKIEEVAECYSISGDFDFLLKVYVQDMKEYQNFVFNILGAVPSIGSTHSTFVMAQVKNTYGLTI; this is encoded by the coding sequence ATGGATCACCTTGATGATAAAGACATGCAGCTGCTGAGGCTTCTGCAAAAAGATGCAAAACTTACTGTAAAAGAGCTTGCCAAAGAAGTTAACCTCTCTGCATCCCCGGTTTTTGAGCGGGTAAAGCGCCTGGAGCAGGAAGGATATATTAAAAAATATGCTGCCGTTCTGGATGCCGAAAAGCTAAACCTGGGTCTTACCGTATACTGCCAGCTGAAGCTTAAGAGCAATGACAGTTACCTCGCAATAGAGTTTGAACGGGAAATACTGAAGATCGAAGAAGTTGCAGAATGTTACAGTATTTCCGGGGATTTCGATTTTCTGCTTAAAGTGTATGTACAGGATATGAAAGAATATCAGAATTTTGTATTTAATATACTCGGGGCGGTACCTTCCATTGGCAGTACGCACAGCACATTTGTCATGGCTCAGGTAAAAAATACTTATGGCTTAACCATTTGA
- a CDS encoding cytochrome-c peroxidase, translating into MKNVLSWIFVVFLMVSLFNSCLNNSVKKEIRQQKDFISRLRQLYSSGDASKWPKPVLDPESIPSFSEIGHLPDIRFPGDNPYSAEKELLGKTLFFDPRLSKSNQIACASCHDPELAWCDNRTFSFGHDRQLGTRNAMSILNAAYAGELFWDGRAGSLEEQSQMPIEDIKEMGEHIDIAAGKIAKIKGYEILFEKAFGDKTVNKDRISKAIAVFERTVKSARSKFDEFIDGKSEAYTDDELMGLHLFRTKAQCINCHNSGYFSNSRFENIGTALLGEKGEDPGRYLTTKKTEDAGKFRVPGLREVSRTGPYFHNGSMADLSEVIRFYSNGNPEHSQKRSTVFEGTVLHSEKSGMVRMLELSPQEIYRLEAFLRTLSSKPQKTDMPELPR; encoded by the coding sequence ATGAAGAATGTTCTAAGCTGGATTTTCGTTGTATTCCTTATGGTTTCGCTGTTTAACAGCTGCCTGAACAACTCGGTAAAAAAAGAGATACGTCAGCAGAAAGATTTTATCAGCCGGCTGAGGCAGCTGTATTCTTCCGGCGATGCTTCAAAGTGGCCGAAGCCTGTACTGGACCCGGAATCCATTCCCTCTTTTTCCGAAATCGGGCATTTGCCGGATATCCGGTTTCCCGGTGACAATCCGTACTCAGCAGAAAAAGAATTGCTGGGGAAAACCCTTTTCTTTGATCCGAGGCTTTCAAAATCCAATCAGATTGCCTGCGCTTCCTGCCATGACCCGGAGCTGGCATGGTGCGATAACAGGACGTTCTCTTTCGGGCATGACCGTCAGTTGGGTACCAGAAATGCCATGAGCATCCTGAATGCAGCGTATGCGGGAGAACTGTTTTGGGACGGACGCGCCGGGTCTCTGGAAGAGCAGTCGCAAATGCCGATAGAAGACATCAAAGAAATGGGGGAGCATATTGATATTGCAGCCGGTAAAATTGCAAAAATAAAAGGCTATGAGATATTATTCGAAAAAGCCTTTGGTGATAAAACCGTAAATAAAGACAGGATTTCCAAAGCAATTGCCGTTTTTGAAAGAACGGTGAAAAGCGCACGCAGTAAATTTGATGAATTTATCGACGGAAAATCTGAAGCATATACCGATGACGAACTGATGGGGCTGCATCTTTTCCGTACTAAAGCACAGTGTATCAACTGCCATAATTCAGGTTATTTCTCCAATAGCAGGTTTGAAAATATAGGTACGGCCCTGCTGGGTGAAAAAGGGGAGGATCCCGGAAGGTACCTTACAACGAAAAAAACTGAAGACGCCGGCAAATTCCGGGTTCCGGGTCTGCGGGAAGTGTCGCGCACAGGCCCTTATTTCCATAACGGATCCATGGCAGACTTATCAGAGGTAATCCGGTTCTACAGCAACGGCAACCCTGAGCATTCGCAGAAGCGTTCCACCGTCTTTGAAGGAACGGTGCTGCATTCGGAAAAATCGGGAATGGTACGGATGCTGGAGCTGTCTCCCCAGGAAATCTACCGGTTGGAAGCATTCCTGCGGACTTTGTCATCCAAACCTCAAAAAACAGATATGCCGGAGCTGCCCCGTTAA
- a CDS encoding outer membrane beta-barrel protein, with product MKTILVPIALLAGVIISAQEKQDTIKSKEKSIEGVTVTVRKPTVESKVDRTVFNVANSSILAGNTTWDVMRMTPLVSIDNNDAIKAEGESVTVYINDRKSVFTGKELKEYLKTIPADNLMKIEVITSPSSRYEAAGSVINIVLKKRDDEGIKGSVTFNNKQNTKNSQYSNLNINYHKKSFTQTLIGGYSDNTNVQRNSNTYTLYKDNSVQQTTSRTIGRYRSPSVSSTSEFELNNKNTAGVILEYYQSNSITASEAAGITHKNVEFDNSFDQNQTSSGLNRNLGANIFYKFYDKEKNRILDVNTGVNYYGESGDNYFIKNIISTKPSVSKIGILSDTENRNYFLKVDYTQPLGKSGGTFEVGGKMDFNNNVIPNTLYGNNLEGLSTHDIFHYEDNINSLYANYSRKFFDKLETRIGVRYEHIDYRIRQEVSGRSRKDAYGAFLPNILVKYSFSDKYDLSLTYNRNLWRPWYAEFNPFMTPNTDGIYSRGNIDLEPNPSDRLYMKLGILKKYFISARYSFTDQDYWTDYLTEDVGNYKNATIMQESNFSGKVHKYYVFANTNQTFFKNKFTVNLGLGWYYIDNSDFNLKNNLKNNNYINYLSASANLSYTNLFNKNINLSAWLEVSNQNNGNSTTNKPNIFHNISATKIFPKTQMEVSLQLMNIFQRPNYDATTYSQGGYVRSISKWDWYGASISFVKRFGNQKVKENTKTDVEKNGGGGK from the coding sequence ATGAAAACTATTTTGGTCCCGATTGCTTTATTGGCAGGTGTTATAATTTCCGCACAGGAAAAGCAGGATACAATAAAATCCAAGGAAAAAAGCATAGAAGGCGTAACGGTTACGGTAAGAAAACCGACGGTAGAATCTAAAGTGGACAGAACGGTTTTTAATGTAGCCAACAGCTCCATCCTCGCAGGGAATACCACATGGGATGTAATGAGAATGACACCTCTGGTAAGTATTGATAACAATGATGCCATAAAAGCCGAAGGTGAATCTGTAACGGTATATATCAATGACAGGAAATCTGTATTTACCGGCAAGGAGCTTAAGGAATACCTGAAAACCATCCCGGCCGACAACCTGATGAAGATTGAGGTCATTACCAGTCCGTCCTCACGGTATGAAGCTGCCGGATCTGTTATCAATATCGTTTTAAAGAAACGTGATGATGAAGGAATTAAAGGGAGCGTCACTTTTAACAACAAGCAGAACACAAAAAACTCGCAGTATTCTAATCTTAATATCAATTATCATAAAAAAAGCTTTACCCAGACGCTGATAGGAGGCTACAGCGATAATACCAACGTACAGAGAAATTCAAATACCTATACTTTATATAAAGATAATTCTGTACAGCAGACCACTTCCAGAACCATCGGCAGGTACCGGAGCCCTTCGGTTTCTTCCACATCGGAATTTGAGCTGAACAATAAAAATACCGCCGGTGTTATCCTGGAATATTATCAGAGTAATTCAATAACAGCCTCCGAAGCTGCCGGAATTACGCATAAGAATGTTGAGTTTGACAATTCTTTCGATCAGAACCAGACTTCCAGCGGGCTTAACCGCAACCTGGGAGCCAATATCTTTTATAAATTCTACGATAAAGAGAAAAACAGGATTTTAGACGTTAATACAGGAGTCAATTATTACGGTGAGTCCGGAGATAATTATTTCATTAAAAATATCATCTCGACAAAACCTTCAGTAAGTAAAATCGGGATTCTTTCCGATACCGAAAACCGGAATTATTTCCTTAAAGTAGATTACACCCAGCCCTTGGGAAAATCCGGCGGCACTTTCGAGGTAGGAGGGAAAATGGACTTTAATAACAATGTAATCCCCAATACGCTGTACGGAAATAACCTGGAAGGCCTGAGTACCCATGACATTTTTCATTATGAGGATAATATCAATTCCCTGTACGCGAATTACAGCAGGAAATTTTTTGATAAGCTGGAAACAAGAATCGGGGTCCGCTATGAGCATATTGATTACAGGATCCGCCAGGAAGTTTCGGGAAGGTCAAGGAAAGATGCTTACGGAGCTTTCCTGCCCAATATATTGGTAAAATATTCTTTTTCTGACAAGTATGACCTGAGCCTGACGTATAACAGAAATCTCTGGAGACCCTGGTATGCAGAATTCAACCCGTTTATGACTCCCAATACCGACGGGATTTACAGCCGCGGGAATATAGACCTGGAACCTAACCCAAGCGACAGGCTGTATATGAAGCTCGGAATTCTGAAGAAATATTTTATTTCTGCACGTTATTCATTTACCGATCAGGATTACTGGACGGATTACCTTACAGAAGATGTGGGCAATTATAAAAATGCTACCATTATGCAGGAATCCAACTTCAGCGGGAAAGTGCATAAATACTACGTGTTTGCCAATACCAACCAGACTTTCTTCAAAAATAAATTTACCGTAAACCTAGGTTTGGGATGGTACTATATTGACAACAGCGACTTTAACCTTAAAAACAACCTTAAAAACAACAACTATATCAATTATTTAAGTGCTTCTGCCAATTTATCATATACCAACCTATTTAACAAAAACATCAACCTGAGTGCATGGCTGGAAGTATCTAATCAGAACAACGGAAATTCCACGACAAATAAACCGAATATTTTCCACAATATTTCGGCCACCAAGATATTTCCTAAAACACAGATGGAAGTCAGCCTGCAGCTGATGAATATTTTCCAGAGGCCGAATTATGATGCGACTACCTACAGCCAGGGCGGTTATGTAAGGAGTATTTCAAAATGGGACTGGTACGGGGCTTCCATTTCATTTGTGAAACGTTTCGGGAACCAGAAAGTAAAGGAGAATACAAAAACAGATGTTGAGAAAAATGGCGGTGGCGGGAAATAA
- a CDS encoding response regulator, with product MNKKKILIFDDDATILEVITIIFEENGFQVEISETSHDILERVARYRPDVILMDNWIPRIGGVEATRLLKSHEEFKTIPVIYVTANNDIVALAREAQADDYVAKPFNLDDLEEKVAKYV from the coding sequence ATGAACAAAAAGAAAATCCTGATTTTTGATGATGATGCAACTATTCTTGAAGTAATTACGATTATTTTCGAAGAGAACGGCTTTCAGGTAGAAATTTCGGAGACTTCCCATGACATCCTGGAAAGAGTGGCCCGGTACCGCCCGGATGTTATCCTGATGGATAACTGGATCCCCAGGATCGGCGGAGTGGAAGCTACCAGGCTTCTGAAAAGCCATGAAGAATTTAAAACGATACCGGTGATCTATGTAACGGCCAACAATGATATTGTGGCGCTGGCCAGAGAGGCCCAGGCAGATGACTATGTGGCAAAGCCTTTCAATCTGGATGATCTGGAGGAGAAGGTGGCAAAATATGTTTAA
- a CDS encoding chemotaxis protein CheB has protein sequence MKAELVVIGGSAGSLQVILEMIKKLNDRIAVPVLLVLHRKAHSNNILQALLQQLSPLEVVEIDDKTEIETNKIYITPADYHLLFEDKKMMSLDSSEKMNYSRPSIDVTFRSAAEMYGETLIGVLLSGANADGVKGLSYIKKNNGTVWIQDPETAEVDYMPRHAVEEVNYDLIIAPGSLADYINGL, from the coding sequence ATGAAAGCAGAATTGGTAGTGATCGGAGGTTCCGCCGGAAGCCTGCAGGTCATTTTGGAAATGATTAAAAAACTCAATGACCGCATTGCTGTTCCTGTTTTGCTGGTATTGCATCGTAAAGCGCATTCAAATAACATACTGCAGGCATTGCTGCAGCAGCTTTCACCTTTGGAGGTTGTGGAAATAGACGATAAAACGGAGATTGAAACCAATAAAATATACATTACCCCGGCAGATTACCACCTGCTCTTTGAAGATAAGAAAATGATGTCGCTGGACAGTTCTGAAAAGATGAACTATTCCCGTCCCTCCATTGATGTAACCTTCAGGTCGGCAGCGGAAATGTACGGTGAAACGCTGATCGGCGTATTGCTTTCCGGTGCCAATGCAGACGGTGTAAAGGGCTTGTCCTATATCAAAAAAAATAACGGCACAGTATGGATCCAGGATCCTGAAACTGCTGAGGTAGATTATATGCCAAGGCATGCTGTGGAAGAAGTGAATTATGACCTGATTATTGCTCCCGGCAGCCTGGCCGACTATATTAACGGCCTTTAG
- a CDS encoding protein-glutamate O-methyltransferase CheR: MLEPNIVKDEEVESLIKEVYDRYGYDFSEYSRASFKRRINRICLLDRFTSFAELRYTVLNDPEYLKRFIEEITVNVTEMFRDPSFFKTLREKILPQLGTYPLIRIWVAGCSTGEEAYSIAILLKEANLYHKSLIYGTDLNPSVLEKARAGIFPLQQMKLYSENYMLSGGTKDFSDYYTANYDSVRFDKSLQQKLILSTHNLVSDSSFNSFQLIICRNVLIYFDRGLQERVFRLFDSSLENLGFLALGAKETLRFSKLDKNYHQVDDQRIWKKLDHN; encoded by the coding sequence ATGCTGGAACCGAATATAGTAAAAGACGAAGAAGTGGAATCTCTTATCAAAGAGGTATACGATAGGTACGGATATGATTTTTCCGAATACAGCCGTGCGTCTTTCAAACGGAGGATCAACCGCATCTGTCTGCTGGACCGTTTTACAAGCTTTGCAGAATTGCGGTATACCGTGCTGAACGACCCGGAATATCTGAAGCGTTTTATTGAGGAAATTACGGTGAACGTCACGGAAATGTTCAGGGACCCTTCTTTTTTCAAAACATTAAGGGAAAAAATACTCCCGCAGCTGGGCACCTATCCGCTGATCCGGATCTGGGTGGCAGGCTGCTCTACAGGAGAGGAGGCCTATTCCATAGCCATTTTGCTGAAAGAGGCGAACCTTTACCACAAATCACTGATTTACGGAACTGACCTCAATCCATCTGTCCTGGAAAAAGCAAGAGCCGGAATTTTCCCGTTGCAGCAGATGAAGCTGTATTCAGAAAATTACATGCTGTCAGGCGGGACAAAAGATTTTTCAGATTATTACACTGCGAACTATGACAGTGTGCGCTTTGATAAAAGCCTGCAGCAAAAGCTTATCCTGTCAACCCATAATCTGGTTTCGGACAGCTCTTTCAACAGCTTCCAACTGATTATCTGCAGGAATGTGCTGATTTATTTTGACAGGGGATTGCAGGAACGGGTGTTCCGGTTATTTGACAGCAGCCTGGAAAATCTAGGTTTTTTGGCGTTGGGTGCAAAAGAAACCTTGAGATTTTCTAAATTAGATAAAAATTACCATCAGGTGGATGACCAGAGAATCTGGAAAAAGCTCGATCATAATTAA
- a CDS encoding response regulator codes for MNKKILIVDDDPRNIFALKLTLKSRGYQTESCTMAQEAIDILKKDPGFTAVLMDMMMPEMDGYEAIKIIRSTPSISGVPVIAVTAQAMPEDRQKCIDAGAQEYVSKPINVDQLMNAIEKLF; via the coding sequence ATGAATAAGAAGATTTTAATTGTGGATGATGATCCGCGTAATATATTTGCCCTGAAGCTGACACTGAAATCCAGGGGATACCAGACAGAAAGCTGTACCATGGCTCAGGAAGCAATTGATATCCTGAAAAAAGACCCTGGGTTCACTGCTGTGCTAATGGACATGATGATGCCTGAAATGGATGGCTATGAAGCGATAAAAATTATTAGAAGCACGCCTTCTATAAGCGGGGTGCCGGTAATTGCCGTTACCGCACAGGCCATGCCTGAAGACCGACAGAAATGCATTGATGCCGGTGCACAGGAATATGTATCCAAGCCGATAAATGTGGATCAGCTCATGAATGCGATTGAAAAACTGTTCTAA